Within the Eucalyptus grandis isolate ANBG69807.140 chromosome 1, ASM1654582v1, whole genome shotgun sequence genome, the region AAAAAAGTAGGAAGCGCTAGACATGATTTTAAGGCgataaattttccaaaattactaaAGCCTGTTGCACTAGATGGTTGTCTTGATtatttcccaatatacatgctTTTTCCATAATATCTGCGAATTTGATAATACGTCAAAAACCAAGATCGCAAAGTGTTTGTATCCATCTATTGGAAAGCTTCTAAaataatattaccaaaaaaattagaagaaaattaaatcCCAGGTAATCCTTTGGGAGCTCTGCGGTTTATTGCACACATGCAAAAATTTACATGGACCATGACAAAACAAGAGCATACAAACGCACACCAGTTTGATTCGTGAGAGTTTCACATGGAAATACTCGCGGAAATGAACATGGTGCACGTAAAGGTATCGACCAGACATTTTGTATTAGTTCTACATCCATGGTCAATTCTAGAATACAACTGCATTTTAAACAGACATTAAAATCAGAAAGAACTCACATCTGCTTAGTATCATTGAGGAGATTAGGAGTTACACCGTTTTAATCATGATAATATTaatatgctatttttttttttttttttttttttatgcatagTAAATTAGCCTTCTTTAATTAAGACCAGAGCTGTTCCCAGTCGGGCAAGAACAATTCGGTGTCACTGGGCAACATCTCGACATCAGTATTGCTTCCTAGTCCTCTTGCTTGCGAAGGAATTGTCCCATGGTCTCCAGAGACGCCTGAACTGTCTGGCGATGAGCTCACTCTCTCCATGAATGGAGGACTGCTTTGGCGAGATAATGCCATTTCTTGATGATGCCGATGATGATCATCCTCTGGTATGGTGTCCCGTTGAAATGGGTGGCTGCTTCTAATGATTTCTCCCATCGGTCTCCGGTCGAATGACCTCAAGGTCTTCGTTTTCTTGTACACCCGACACACGCTGAATTCATGCCTTGGCTGCAATTATAGACACAAACAAGAGACATTAATCATGTGTCGTTTGATTCGTGCATGTTCTTACAGCAACAAGAAATCAAAAGCGATGTCAATTCATTCTGCTGTGGttctatttcattttgtttcttgGGTTCAAGAATTGGTGTAGATTTATAAAAGAGACTAGTTAAGTTTTAGATTGGAAACTCAATGCGATAGATTAAACTATTACTTTCGCTTCCCAGACAacatagaacatgtaaagataAAGACGAACGAGAATATGTCTAGGTTGCTGCAAGCACTAATGTTACTGGGATCTTCTTGTTTTAATTACTCGTAATATTATTGCAATTACACCACCACTCCAGCATAACAATGTCCAGAATTAGATTACACATGAAACACATGAACTCATGTTAAATTATTCCATACGTGTGTGACATAGATTATCCGACAGTTTTTTCGATAAACGTTGGACTAGGGTATTACTTACCGTCACTGGGATTTCTTGAGGAGAAGAAGCCTCCCCTTCAATGGCCTTGTACTCATTCATCTTCCATTCGgttttcatgccttttggagCCCGTCCTGTGTAGAACACCATAGTTCTCTTCAGTCCGACAATGCGATTGCTCGAGTAGACAAAACCAGGAGAGCCTGTAGCTTTCCAGTAGCCAGTGGTCGTGAGCCGCCTCGGCCTACCGCCGCGGTACTCGCTCTCTTGCCTAGGGATGAAGAAGAACCATTGCTCCGGATCTGCATGGCATAGATCTCCCGCAAATTCTGGATTCAAAAGAAGTTTGTCACATAATAGAATAGAGTATAGATCAAGGAGCTGTAATCTTTCTTTAGAGGAATCGTAATTGTTTTTTAACCAGTTCTAACACACGAGCATGAGTTCAAAATTGTTCATGAAATTATAGACTGTGTATACATATTGTGGATGCATATGAACACTGCTTGGGAAAATAAATCATGAATTATGGAATGATTTCTCCAACTGATGCATTCTAAAATATATGCTTGCTGCAAAAAAGTTGAAGCCCATCGCATTAAACTTATTTAGAAGAAAACCATGCATAAATTAGGGCCTAACAGGTACAACTTCCTTATGAGATTCTCCAAATTCTCGTTGGTTCTTTTCTATTCAGACAAGGGCAGAAAAAGTGGAGTCCATCATCTATATCTGTCGTAGCATGTTCTCCCATACCTGTAGAACTTAATAAGAGACTGTGTTTCGAAGGAGTATCCATTTTATGATTTGGAGAAATGCCAGAAATCTCAAATGAGAAGCATCTGAGACCATCGTTTCCCTAAAGTCGAAAGGGGCAAATAGCAAATACCTTAAGAAATGCCTAGTACatcggcacaaaaaaaaaactggattGAGCACGATAGTTCTGAGGTTAATTAAAAGAAAGTCGCAACGCTTTGTTTTTCTGTCTCTGCAGGCATATCTTAACGGAAAAGGCTTTCCATCATGAAAACAAGAGatgatcaagaagaagaagaagaagaagagaaagcaaggaTTGCGACGTACGCGGAAGGTCCCATGGATTGAACTCGTAGATATCAAGAACGGGTATGACTCGTTGAATCATCCCGAGTAGAGCCTCTCTAGTTGCCTCGAGCTTGTTTCGTAAATAGAACGAAACT harbors:
- the LOC104447500 gene encoding NAC domain-containing protein 90, giving the protein MEGLPPGFRFFPTEEELVSFYLRNKLEATREALLGMIQRVIPVLDIYEFNPWDLPQFAGDLCHADPEQWFFFIPRQESEYRGGRPRRLTTTGYWKATGSPGFVYSSNRIVGLKRTMVFYTGRAPKGMKTEWKMNEYKAIEGEASSPQEIPVTPRHEFSVCRVYKKTKTLRSFDRRPMGEIIRSSHPFQRDTIPEDDHHRHHQEMALSRQSSPPFMERVSSSPDSSGVSGDHGTIPSQARGLGSNTDVEMLPSDTELFLPDWEQLWS